The Bacillus thermozeamaize nucleotide sequence AGCTGGGCAACCAGCTCCTGATTGGACGCCAAGATATGGGCCACTTCAAACAACAGCTGGCGGGAATCTTGATGTTTGGGCGAAAGCCGAACCAGCTCCTGAAGGCTGATGCCGAACTCCTTGAGATGCCTGGCATACAGCTTGATCTCAGTCCGGCGTGCAATGCCTTGCTGTTCCTGTTCAAAAAGCCGGAGTGATTCTTCCACCTCCACCGGGTTTAAATAGTGTTCTTCTTCATCTTCAATCTCAAACGAACTTAACGGCAGCTGTTTCTGAAACCGTTGCTCCCTGCGAATGTAATCGATTAATCTTCGCTGAATCACCATCTCCGCAAACGAAAGGAAACTGCGGCTTTCTTTCGGGGAATAATGATCCAGCGCTTCATTGAAGGCGCTCAGCGCGATGCTGAATTCATCATCTTGCCTGATGTCGATATATTTTTTGCAAACCTTGGACGCCGTCTTCACCATAAAAGGATAGTAGTCTTTGAGCAGGTCGTGACGTAATCGTTCGTCACCTTGTTGCACCTGAATGACCAATTCCTCCAGGGAATCGGTGGATGAAGGTGCGAGGGCCGTATGTTGAACCATGACGGAGAACACCTCGCCTTGGAAAGTATTCTGATATCCTGCACCATGTATAAAGTATACCTGATTTCACGTTCAGGTCCAACTTTGGCCGGGACAAACAACAAAAAAGTGGTGAATCTGCTTCACCACAATTGACGAATGGCATGTATCACGAATGTCACTTATCCCTTCACGTCAGAGCAAGCCGGATAAAATCGCCTGCTTCTTTTCACTGAGCACCTTGAGGCGTTTTTTCAGCATCATTTCCCACTCAAGATCTTTCAACTTCTTGGCGATAATCAGCAAATCCAGCGCCATGTCAATTTGCACCTCAAAAATTTGGTGCGGATCCTCTGTCACACAAGAAATACAGTTTTCAAAGATGTCTTCCATTCTGGAGGGGTCGATGTATTCTGCAAAGTCTACCTCTCTGGCAGCATCTGACTCCGCATACTCAATGAGGATGGCAAACTCTTCCGTCACAGCATTGTGCACTTCCACTTGATGACAAACAGGACAGAACAACATCGGGAGATTGTGCACGTAGGTTTTGCCATGGCGCATCGTCCCGATCGCACCGACCATACTTGCCCCACAACAGAAACTCATTCAACACCCCTCCTTATCGAAAAACCTCCTTAAGCATATCATACGTCTTCATGAACCTTTTGCAAATGAAATATTTGTTTAATCCTTTTTATATTTGGCTTCATACTCTTCCGCCGAAAGAAGCCGCTCCAGTTCCGAAGGGTCAGACATCTCGACGACGATCATCCAGCCTTTTTCATAGGGCGACTCATTCACCCATTCCAGGTTGTCCTCCAGTTCCTTGTTCACCTCAACCACTTGCCCCGTGACCGGGCTGTACAAATCCGACACCGTCTTCACCGACTCTATGCTTCCAAATGCCTCTCCTGCCGTCACTTCGTCGCCCACTTCCGGCAATTCGATAAAGACGATATCCCCCAACTCAGACTGGGCAAAATCGGTAATGCCAATGCGGGCTCTTGTGCCTTCCGCTTTCACCCACTCGTGCTCCGCACTGTACTTCAACTCTTTGGGCAGAAGCATCCGAACCCCCCTGTTCCGTTGGATAACTCAAAATTTCTCTCAGTTGATAATGATTTTAACAAATCTATAACCAGGCGGCAAATGCTTCCTCATTAAAACCCACCGTCACCCGCTTGCCGTCAGTGACGACAGGCCGCTTGATCAATTTTCCGTCCGATGCGAGCAACTGAATCATCTCTTCCTGATCCATATGCGGCAGTTTATCCTTCAAGCCCAATTGACGGTAAGTTTGCCCGCTGGTATTGAAAAACCGGCGGACATCCAGGCCGCTTTGCTCCACCCAACGGCGAATGGTGTCAGCGGAAGGAGGGTGTTCAACCAGATCCACCAGCTCAAATGCAGCCCCATGTTCCTCGAGCCATTTTTTTGCTTTCCGGCAGGTGCCGCATTTGGGATACCAATAGACGGTGAGCCGTTTTGCCATTGCCATCTCCTCCTCTGCAAACAAGGGATAATTTGGCCAGCATCCCCGTAAATATGTACTGAAAGATGTCCATGGGAGCGTGCACCGAGTGCCGCTTGCAACTAGTATAGACCAAACGCTCCATGTTGCAAAACAGCAGGGGGAATGCGCATGCCAAACCGGTTTTTGATCTGGACAGGACTTTGTTTGCTCCTCTCTTTGCTTCTCAGCGGATGCGGCCTTTTAAAAAATAAAGAAAACCCGACCGAGTTGGTCGAGCAGTTTCTCTATCTGGAACAGCAGGGAAACTTTGGCAGTTCATGGGAAAAGCTGCATCCCGAGATCCAGCAATACTGGCCGAAGGAAGCCTATATCCAAGAACGCGCCAAAGTGTTCATGCAGATTTTTGGTGCCAGGCAGTTTGAATACCAACTGGGCAAACCCGAAACGATCGAAGAGTGGACCAATCCGCTTACGGGAACCACCTTTACCAAGGTACAGCTGGTTCCGACGAAGATCACGTTTTCATCTGCCTTCGGCACGATGTCGCTTTTGCAAAACTACTATTTGGCCATGTCAGGCGATACCTGGTATATTCTCTGGGACATCAACTTGCGTGCGCCCGCCCATTCCGCTCCGGCGCCTTTCATCAACGATGGCCAAGACAGCGGCAATCCTCATCCCCAATGAACAAATACCTGCTCATGCATCCAGCGCTTTGCGCAAGGATGCGCGAAAATCAGGATGAGCCACGGCGATCAAGGCTTCGGCGCGTTCGCGCAGCGTCTTGCCGTATAATGAAGCAATCCCGTATTCCGTCACGACATAATGGATATCTGATTTCAACGAGGTGGCTGTCCGTACTTGCGGAACAATCCGTGAATGCTGGCCTCCCTTTGCTGTCGCATGCATGGCAATGATCGAAATCCCCTCTTTGGACATCATCGCGCCGCGCATGAAATCGACCTGCCCTCCCACGCCGGAGACATATTGCGTCCCGAGCGTCTCGGCATTGACATGCCCGTGCAAATCGATTTCCAGCGCAAAGTTGATCGCGCAGAAACGGCTGAAACGGGCCAGTACCCCGGCGTGGTGGGTATAGTCGGAGGGGCGCAATTGCAGCAGCTCGTTTTTTCGTGCAAACTGATGGATTCTTGCACTGCCGATGAGGCAACAGCCGACGATTTGTCCCCGATCCTGCTCCTTGTATTCGCCTGTCAGGGTCCCGCTTTCGAACAAGTCAATGACTTCATCGGAAATCGATCCGGTGTGCATGCCCAAATCCTTTTTTCCTTTCAGGGCATGCAAAATGCTTCCGCCTAGCGATCCAATGCCAATCTGGATCGTGGCCCGATCCGGAACCAGTTCAGCCACATGCCGGGCCACTTGCAGATCCGTCTGGCTGGGCCGGGCCGGAGGCATCTCATACGGCGGCCGTTCTGCGGAAACAAAAATATCAATGGCGGAGGCGGGAATGGTTCCCGCGCCATACACCCATGGAAGCTGGTCATTGACTTCGGCGATGACCAGTTTTGCATTTCGGACGAGCGACAATGTGTAATCGGCCGCCATGCCCAGGTTGACACGCCCCTCCTCGTCCGGAGGCGTGGTTTGAATCAGCGCAACATCCGGTTTTAACCATTCCATGACCTTCGGCAGGTCAGAGAGGTTAAAAGGGATGTAATCCGCCATGCCCTGCCGGTAGGCCTCGCGAAGGCGAAAAGACATCATGAAGCATTTCAGGGCAAAATGGCTTTTCCATTCCGGGTTGCCGTATTCACACGGACTGCCCGCCGGCATGACGTACAAGGGCAGCCGGTGAAACCGCTCCCGTTGGTTAATCAGTTCACGGACCAACGTGGGCGGCTCAGACAGCATGCCGCCAAGCGCGACGGTCTGCTCGGAACGAAGCAACGCAATGGCTTCCGCTGCGGACATCCACTTTTCCTTTCGATGT carries:
- a CDS encoding RNA polymerase sigma-I factor, translating into MVQHTALAPSSTDSLEELVIQVQQGDERLRHDLLKDYYPFMVKTASKVCKKYIDIRQDDEFSIALSAFNEALDHYSPKESRSFLSFAEMVIQRRLIDYIRREQRFQKQLPLSSFEIEDEEEHYLNPVEVEESLRLFEQEQQGIARRTEIKLYARHLKEFGISLQELVRLSPKHQDSRQLLFEVAHILASNQELVAQLLEKKTLPIKDLLKVVKVSRKTLERHRKYIISMALILIFDYPYLREYLEFPQAEKV
- a CDS encoding glycine cleavage system protein H; its protein translation is MLLPKELKYSAEHEWVKAEGTRARIGITDFAQSELGDIVFIELPEVGDEVTAGEAFGSIESVKTVSDLYSPVTGQVVEVNKELEDNLEWVNESPYEKGWMIVVEMSDPSELERLLSAEEYEAKYKKD